A window from Leptothermofonsia sichuanensis E412 encodes these proteins:
- the gyrB gene encoding DNA topoisomerase (ATP-hydrolyzing) subunit B, translating to MTTNYGAEQIQVLEGIEHVRKRPGMYIGSTGPRGLHHLVYEVVDNSVDEALAGYCKNIDVTLNPDGSVTVVDDGRGIPTDIHSKTGKSALETVLTKLGAGGKFGEGGGYKVSGGLHGVGISVVNALSEWVEVTVWRDRRVHTQRFERGIPKTELEVKPGSEERTGTAVTFLPDASIFTTGIVFDYATLAGRLRELAFLNGGVRITFTDNRLEYLKLEEPHVEVYFYEGGIREYVTYMNHDKQPLNEEVIHIQGERNNVQVEVALQWCTDAYTDNLLGFANNIRTIDGGTHLEGLKAVLTRTMNAIARKRNKLKEGDSNLAGENIREGLTGVISVKVPDPEFEGQTKTKLGNTEVRGIVDSLVGEVLTEYLEFHPSVADSILEKAIQAFNAAEAARKARELVRRKSVLESSTLPGKLADCSSRDPSESEIFIVEGDSAGGSAKQGRDRRFQAILPLRGKILNIEKTDDSKIYKNTEIQALITALGLGIKGEEFDASQLRYHRIVIMTDADVDGAHIRTLLLTFFYRYQRAMVDQGYVYIACPPLYKIERGKNHYYCYSDRERDQIIAGFGENAKYEIQRFKGLGEMMPAQLWDTTMNPESRTLKQVEIEDAAEADRVFTVLMGDRVAPRREFIETYGPKLNLTDLDI from the coding sequence ATGACAACTAACTACGGTGCAGAACAGATTCAAGTCCTGGAAGGAATTGAGCACGTTCGCAAACGTCCAGGGATGTACATTGGCAGTACGGGTCCCCGGGGGCTACACCATCTAGTTTACGAGGTTGTTGACAACTCTGTTGATGAAGCGCTGGCAGGTTACTGCAAAAATATTGATGTGACACTGAACCCGGATGGTTCGGTTACAGTCGTTGACGATGGGCGTGGCATTCCCACGGATATTCACTCCAAAACGGGAAAATCTGCTCTGGAAACGGTTTTAACCAAGCTGGGGGCGGGCGGAAAGTTTGGTGAAGGTGGCGGCTACAAGGTATCTGGGGGGCTGCATGGGGTGGGGATCTCTGTCGTCAATGCCCTGTCAGAGTGGGTTGAGGTAACGGTCTGGCGCGATCGCCGGGTACATACCCAGCGGTTTGAACGGGGAATTCCGAAAACCGAGTTAGAGGTCAAGCCAGGTTCCGAGGAGCGGACAGGCACTGCTGTCACCTTTCTGCCAGACGCTTCGATTTTTACAACCGGAATTGTGTTTGACTATGCAACGCTGGCTGGTCGTTTACGGGAACTGGCATTTCTAAACGGTGGGGTCAGGATCACCTTTACCGATAACCGTCTGGAATACCTCAAGCTGGAAGAACCCCATGTTGAAGTCTATTTCTATGAGGGGGGGATTCGAGAATATGTCACCTACATGAACCACGACAAGCAACCCTTGAATGAAGAAGTCATCCATATTCAAGGAGAGCGTAACAATGTGCAGGTTGAGGTGGCACTACAGTGGTGTACCGATGCCTATACGGATAACCTGCTGGGCTTTGCTAACAATATTCGCACCATTGATGGGGGGACTCACCTGGAAGGCTTAAAGGCTGTTCTGACCCGCACAATGAATGCGATCGCCCGCAAACGTAACAAGTTGAAGGAGGGCGATTCCAATCTGGCGGGGGAGAACATCCGCGAAGGATTGACCGGGGTCATCTCAGTGAAGGTACCAGATCCAGAGTTTGAGGGACAGACCAAGACCAAACTGGGCAATACTGAGGTTCGCGGAATTGTGGATTCCCTGGTGGGTGAGGTCTTGACGGAATACCTGGAGTTCCACCCCAGTGTCGCTGATTCCATTTTGGAAAAGGCTATCCAGGCATTTAACGCCGCAGAGGCGGCCCGCAAGGCGCGGGAACTGGTCCGTCGCAAATCGGTGCTGGAGTCCTCCACGTTGCCCGGTAAGCTGGCGGATTGCAGCAGCCGAGATCCATCGGAGTCAGAAATCTTTATTGTTGAGGGGGATTCTGCGGGTGGAAGTGCCAAGCAAGGTCGCGATCGCCGCTTTCAGGCAATTCTTCCCCTGCGTGGAAAAATTCTCAATATTGAGAAAACAGACGATTCCAAGATTTACAAAAACACTGAAATCCAGGCCCTTATTACGGCCCTTGGGCTGGGTATTAAAGGGGAAGAGTTCGATGCTTCCCAACTCCGGTACCACCGGATTGTGATTATGACCGACGCCGACGTGGATGGTGCCCACATTCGGACACTATTGCTCACCTTCTTCTATCGTTATCAGCGGGCAATGGTCGATCAGGGCTATGTTTATATTGCCTGCCCTCCGCTCTATAAAATCGAACGAGGAAAGAATCATTACTACTGCTATAGCGATCGCGAACGAGATCAGATTATTGCTGGATTTGGTGAGAACGCCAAATATGAGATCCAGCGATTCAAAGGGTTGGGTGAAATGATGCCTGCTCAACTCTGGGACACCACCATGAACCCGGAGTCGCGCACGTTGAAGCAGGTCGAAATTGAAGATGCGGCGGAAGCGGACCGGGTGTTTACTGTACTCATGGGCGATCGCGTTGCTCCCCGACGGGAGTTTATTGAAACCTATGGTCCCAAACTGAATTTGACCGATCTGGATATCTAG
- the miaA gene encoding tRNA (adenosine(37)-N6)-dimethylallyltransferase MiaA, which produces MLVVCGPTATGKSNLAIAIAKRLHSAILSADSRQVYREFNIGTAKPSPDQQRAVPHYLIDICNPTETLTVAAYQEQARKLIEQDPSPLLLVGGTGLYIKSIVKGMKIPRVPPQPELRSQLQSLGQPQCYALLRQVDPVSAARIHSHDEVRTLRSLEVFYTTGRPMSEQQGENPPAYPILQIGLDCQEAAALQRRIEQRTKEMVAAGFMAEVESLCQRYGVNLPLLDTLGYAEFKQYLAGDISLDQAITLTVLHTRQFAKRQRTWFRAYPEIEWFDADSPYLLDQVWQRVQDFMDEIGDRHGG; this is translated from the coding sequence TTGCTCGTTGTTTGCGGTCCTACCGCAACCGGGAAATCAAACCTGGCGATCGCGATCGCGAAACGGTTGCATTCTGCCATTCTTAGTGCTGACTCGCGCCAAGTGTATCGGGAATTTAACATTGGCACGGCTAAACCATCCCCAGATCAGCAACGAGCCGTCCCCCATTACCTGATTGATATCTGTAATCCCACAGAAACCCTGACGGTGGCAGCGTATCAGGAGCAGGCCAGGAAGTTGATTGAGCAAGACCCCTCTCCCCTTCTGCTGGTCGGGGGCACCGGGCTTTATATCAAATCCATCGTCAAAGGGATGAAAATCCCTCGCGTCCCGCCGCAGCCAGAGTTGAGATCGCAACTTCAATCGTTGGGGCAGCCACAATGCTATGCCCTGCTGAGACAGGTAGATCCGGTTTCAGCCGCCAGGATTCACAGCCATGATGAGGTGAGAACACTGCGATCCTTAGAAGTTTTCTACACGACGGGTCGCCCCATGTCGGAACAACAGGGTGAAAATCCACCCGCCTATCCTATTTTGCAAATTGGGCTGGACTGTCAGGAGGCTGCCGCACTGCAACGTCGAATTGAGCAGCGGACGAAGGAAATGGTGGCCGCGGGATTTATGGCAGAAGTTGAATCACTGTGCCAGAGGTATGGAGTGAATTTACCGCTCTTGGACACGCTGGGGTATGCCGAGTTCAAACAATATCTGGCTGGTGATATTTCTCTGGATCAGGCGATCACGCTCACGGTTTTGCATACCCGCCAGTTTGCCAAACGGCAGCGTACCTGGTTTCGCGCCTATCCCGAAATCGAATGGTTTGATGCAGACAGTCCCTACCTGCTGGATCAGGTCTGGCAACGGGTGCAAGACTTTATGGATGAGATCGGCGATCGCCATGGGGGTTAG
- a CDS encoding PEP-CTERM sorting domain-containing protein: MKLHAGFVQKLFFFAAPLLAGSVISVSPSQAVTLAFSEGQAIFSNFNTSPLSTDTNTNTNALAISGNGDVATFADATAFFNVTPPLIQNTSVTQVEGESGEYFGLAQSLAEAVGRFWVEDVFTFNFLVNLNLAVAVDDPVTESASALGAITFLLFDSTNLNNPTLLDQFTLTGSLDALGNRFTPVASASSDNILFSLFQDGQSGDTFAFSQTFAEGVYSRHFNRPTFVTLVEAKVNQATAEAVPEPSTILAIAVGGTVGIGLKLRRKPNH; this comes from the coding sequence GTGAAATTGCACGCTGGATTTGTTCAAAAACTGTTTTTCTTTGCGGCTCCACTGTTAGCCGGTTCTGTGATTTCGGTGTCCCCCTCCCAGGCGGTCACGCTGGCGTTTTCTGAAGGACAGGCAATTTTCTCAAATTTCAATACCAGTCCGTTGTCAACGGATACAAATACCAACACAAATGCGCTTGCTATTTCAGGTAATGGGGACGTGGCAACCTTTGCCGATGCAACCGCCTTTTTTAACGTTACTCCTCCCCTGATTCAGAACACGTCCGTCACCCAGGTCGAAGGAGAAAGCGGTGAATATTTTGGACTGGCTCAAAGTCTGGCAGAAGCCGTCGGTCGTTTCTGGGTAGAAGATGTGTTCACATTTAATTTTCTGGTCAACCTGAATCTGGCAGTAGCGGTAGATGACCCGGTGACTGAAAGTGCCAGCGCCCTTGGAGCCATAACGTTTCTGCTATTTGACAGCACAAATTTGAATAACCCGACGCTGCTGGATCAGTTTACCCTGACTGGAAGTCTGGACGCTCTGGGAAATCGCTTTACACCCGTTGCCAGCGCCAGTTCTGACAATATCCTGTTCTCTCTGTTTCAAGATGGACAATCTGGAGATACCTTTGCTTTTTCCCAAACATTCGCTGAAGGGGTTTATTCTCGCCATTTTAATCGCCCAACCTTTGTGACGCTGGTGGAGGCTAAGGTAAATCAGGCCACGGCTGAAGCCGTGCCTGAGCCATCCACCATACTGGCGATCGCCGTTGGAGGAACGGTCGGCATTGGGCTGAAGCTCCGCCGAAAACCAAATCACTAG
- a CDS encoding PstS family phosphate ABC transporter substrate-binding protein → MSQKNDTTALIGAFLVTAALVGVGFWWLTQRSGIQLDNLQTQTASPNLQGNSQSTGSSGQAGTTSAGTNLFSEVQTVPSGVFNYGGSTSWAPIRLTADPALQAARPEFRLRYVDPVGSAPGSGTGIRMLIRDQLAFSQSSRPVSDQELQQAEQRGYRLKQIPVAIDGLAVAVNPSLNVPGITVDQLRAIYVGQITNWRAVGGPNLPIQPFSRPVSAGGTIELFVEEVLGGSRFGSNVRIVPTTTEALRELAKSPGGIYFASAPEVVPQCTIKPLSIGRQAGAFVPPYVEPLITPNQCPAQRNQLNMTAFQNGQYPLTRNFYVVVKQNGRVEEQAGEAYANLLLTNEGQEAIAKAGFVRVR, encoded by the coding sequence ATGTCTCAGAAAAATGACACAACGGCTCTGATTGGGGCTTTTCTGGTAACCGCCGCGTTGGTTGGAGTCGGGTTTTGGTGGTTAACGCAGCGATCAGGAATTCAGCTAGACAATTTACAGACCCAGACGGCTTCCCCCAATCTACAGGGAAATAGCCAATCCACTGGATCCTCTGGTCAAGCAGGGACAACTTCGGCAGGTACAAATCTTTTTTCGGAGGTACAGACCGTTCCATCGGGGGTGTTTAACTATGGTGGTAGCACCTCCTGGGCACCCATCCGGCTGACAGCGGATCCGGCCCTTCAGGCAGCCCGCCCAGAGTTTCGCCTGCGCTATGTTGACCCGGTGGGCAGTGCGCCTGGTTCGGGAACTGGCATTCGGATGCTGATTCGGGACCAACTGGCATTTTCCCAATCCTCTCGCCCGGTTTCTGATCAGGAGCTTCAGCAGGCAGAGCAGCGGGGCTATCGGCTGAAACAGATTCCGGTGGCGATCGACGGGCTGGCAGTTGCTGTCAATCCCAGCCTCAATGTTCCAGGCATTACGGTTGATCAGTTAAGAGCCATTTACGTCGGGCAAATTACCAACTGGCGGGCGGTAGGGGGACCGAATCTACCCATTCAGCCCTTTTCTCGCCCGGTCAGTGCTGGCGGCACGATTGAACTCTTTGTTGAAGAAGTCCTGGGGGGGAGTCGGTTTGGCAGCAATGTCCGGATTGTTCCAACTACGACGGAAGCGTTGCGGGAACTGGCAAAAAGCCCTGGCGGAATTTATTTTGCTTCTGCCCCCGAAGTGGTTCCCCAATGTACGATTAAGCCGTTGTCGATTGGTCGTCAGGCTGGGGCATTCGTCCCCCCCTATGTGGAACCCCTGATCACGCCCAACCAGTGCCCTGCCCAACGAAATCAACTGAATATGACCGCGTTTCAAAATGGACAATATCCACTGACCCGGAACTTTTATGTGGTGGTGAAACAAAACGGGCGGGTTGAGGAACAGGCAGGCGAAGCCTATGCCAACTTACTGTTAACCAATGAAGGGCAGGAGGCGATCGCCAAAGCCGGGTTTGTCCGAGTCCGCTAG
- a CDS encoding serine/threonine-protein kinase has product MELYCTRPGCPKPVNFFSDLDDPAILRTIPQKYCTTCGMPLILAGHYLPQKLLGQGGFGAAFLARDRHTSSLRQCVLKQFQPSGNLSPGQLQVAQELFEREGKALEELGNAHPQIPDSYAFFELAVPGTHPGKQDEFFYLAQEFIDGQTMEEELVQKGTFSDQEVMELLQGILPVLTFVHENGFIHRDIKPSNIMRHRNGLLYLLDFGAVKQATKVGTAKSTGIYSQGFAPPEQVSGSQVYPSTDLYALAVTCIMLLTGKLPEDLYESYSNTWKWRHFAPQVSHSLADVLDRMLRPTPSERFHSAAEVLEALRQPIAPVRSPATPARTGRAQPAPNPAPPTVLPAQLAAQPVAPAAPPAKPVQQRPQVAPFSTLELLGGAAFTGVEGGVLAIALVSLLGTSFLSAGFWLLLLAGLVLLQLRRVIEGMDLIILAGVTVAVVLFFPQLHRIVALASSGNPRVTVLLIAGLAGLSVISIVTLFRLVYKLLSTFL; this is encoded by the coding sequence ATGGAGCTCTACTGTACTCGTCCGGGTTGTCCAAAACCAGTTAACTTCTTTTCTGACCTGGACGACCCGGCAATTTTGAGAACAATTCCGCAGAAATATTGCACTACCTGTGGGATGCCGCTGATCCTGGCAGGCCATTATCTGCCTCAAAAACTGCTGGGGCAGGGAGGGTTTGGGGCGGCATTTCTGGCGCGCGATCGCCACACTTCCAGTCTGCGTCAGTGCGTTTTGAAGCAGTTTCAACCCTCTGGAAACCTGAGTCCGGGGCAGCTTCAGGTAGCCCAGGAGTTGTTTGAACGGGAGGGCAAGGCGCTGGAGGAACTGGGGAATGCCCACCCCCAGATTCCAGACTCCTATGCATTTTTTGAACTGGCGGTGCCTGGTACCCATCCAGGTAAGCAGGACGAATTTTTCTACCTGGCGCAGGAGTTTATTGACGGGCAAACGATGGAGGAGGAACTGGTTCAGAAGGGTACCTTTTCTGACCAGGAGGTGATGGAATTACTCCAGGGTATTTTACCAGTCTTAACCTTTGTCCATGAGAATGGCTTTATTCACCGCGACATCAAGCCTTCCAACATTATGCGCCATCGCAATGGATTGCTTTACCTGCTTGACTTTGGGGCGGTAAAGCAGGCCACCAAAGTGGGAACTGCTAAATCAACGGGTATTTACTCCCAGGGCTTTGCTCCCCCTGAGCAGGTTTCGGGCAGTCAAGTTTACCCGTCAACCGATCTTTATGCGCTGGCAGTCACATGCATTATGCTGTTAACGGGCAAACTGCCTGAGGACTTATACGAGTCTTACAGCAATACCTGGAAATGGCGCCATTTTGCTCCCCAGGTGAGTCATTCCCTGGCAGACGTGCTGGATCGGATGTTGCGACCCACTCCCAGCGAACGGTTTCACTCAGCCGCAGAGGTCCTGGAGGCACTCAGGCAACCCATTGCACCAGTCCGTTCGCCCGCTACCCCTGCCAGAACTGGACGGGCACAGCCTGCACCGAATCCTGCCCCACCTACCGTTTTACCGGCCCAACTGGCTGCCCAGCCAGTTGCCCCTGCTGCTCCGCCTGCTAAACCTGTGCAGCAGCGCCCGCAGGTGGCACCGTTCTCGACTCTGGAGTTACTAGGCGGAGCGGCATTTACGGGGGTTGAAGGGGGGGTGCTGGCGATCGCCCTCGTCAGTCTATTAGGTACTTCCTTCCTCTCCGCTGGCTTCTGGCTGCTGTTGCTGGCAGGGTTGGTACTACTCCAGTTGCGGCGTGTGATTGAGGGGATGGATCTGATTATCCTGGCGGGGGTGACAGTAGCAGTGGTGTTGTTTTTTCCCCAACTGCATCGGATTGTTGCCCTGGCGAGTTCAGGAAATCCTCGCGTGACTGTGTTGTTAATTGCAGGATTGGCCGGATTGTCGGTTATCTCGATCGTCACTTTATTCCGCTTAGTTTACAAACTTCTCTCTACTTTTCTCTAA
- a CDS encoding LysR family transcriptional regulator has product MSDLPFTLDQLRILKAIAAEGSFKRAADSLYVSQPAVSLQVQNLERQLDVPLFDRGGRRAQLTEAGHLLLSYGEKILTLCQETCRAIEDLQNLQGGTLIIGASQTTGTYLLPRMIGLFRQKFPDVAVQLHVHSTRRTSWSVANGQIDLAIIGGEVSPELQDSLEIIPYAEDELALILPVFHPLAKVETIQKDDLYKLQFIALDSQSTIRKVIDQVLARCGIETRRLRVEMELNSIEAIKNAVQSGLGAAFVSTTAIEKELQMGVLHRAKIEDVVVKRMLSVIINPNRYRSKAAEAFCKDILPKFASYTVESQRYEPASHVEAPKTVTSNPVNHRLVMPEID; this is encoded by the coding sequence ATGTCTGACCTTCCTTTTACTCTAGATCAGTTAAGAATTCTCAAGGCGATCGCTGCCGAGGGGAGCTTTAAACGGGCTGCCGACAGTCTATATGTTTCCCAACCCGCTGTTAGCTTACAGGTCCAAAACCTGGAACGCCAGTTAGATGTTCCCCTGTTTGATCGAGGAGGCCGGCGGGCACAACTTACCGAGGCGGGGCATCTGCTTCTAAGCTATGGAGAGAAAATATTAACCCTGTGCCAGGAAACGTGCCGTGCCATTGAAGATTTGCAGAATCTCCAGGGTGGAACCCTGATTATTGGAGCCAGTCAAACCACTGGCACCTATCTGCTTCCCCGCATGATTGGCTTGTTTCGCCAGAAATTCCCTGATGTGGCTGTGCAGTTGCACGTTCACTCAACCCGGCGCACCTCTTGGAGTGTAGCAAATGGGCAGATCGACTTGGCCATCATTGGGGGTGAAGTTTCTCCTGAACTGCAAGACTCTTTAGAGATTATTCCCTATGCGGAAGACGAACTAGCACTGATTCTTCCAGTCTTTCACCCGCTGGCAAAGGTCGAAACCATCCAGAAGGATGACCTGTACAAACTTCAGTTCATTGCCCTGGATTCCCAATCTACCATCCGTAAGGTAATTGATCAGGTACTGGCACGCTGTGGCATTGAGACCCGTCGTCTGCGGGTTGAGATGGAACTGAACTCAATTGAGGCCATTAAGAACGCCGTACAATCGGGGTTGGGAGCCGCGTTTGTCTCCACCACTGCCATCGAGAAAGAGCTGCAAATGGGGGTTTTGCATCGAGCGAAGATTGAGGATGTGGTTGTGAAACGGATGCTCTCTGTGATTATTAACCCAAATCGGTATCGGTCGAAAGCCGCCGAGGCTTTTTGTAAAGATATTTTGCCAAAATTTGCCTCTTATACGGTAGAGTCCCAGCGATACGAGCCTGCCAGTCATGTGGAAGCCCCAAAAACTGTGACTTCTAATCCGGTTAATCATCGTCTGGTCATGCCAGAAATTGATTAA
- a CDS encoding 2Fe-2S iron-sulfur cluster-binding protein: MAKIVRLEPIAQETSVETNGNLLSVLINKDLDVLKECGGRGMCATCHVYVKEGMEALSAINRREQRTLEVITSCKPNSRLACQARVLKNGVVVELPPGMYINSLKDIEALIGRRAEQDLLHPLTGQVLVEAGKLITRSTLKQIEDTTSFNVGAYFSHSTDV, encoded by the coding sequence ATGGCTAAAATTGTCCGACTGGAGCCAATCGCTCAAGAAACATCTGTGGAGACAAATGGAAATCTCCTGTCTGTGCTGATTAACAAAGATCTGGATGTGTTGAAAGAGTGTGGCGGTCGGGGAATGTGTGCGACCTGTCATGTTTATGTGAAAGAGGGCATGGAAGCGCTCTCCGCCATTAACCGGCGCGAACAGCGGACTCTGGAAGTGATCACCTCCTGCAAGCCAAACTCGCGCCTTGCCTGTCAGGCCCGTGTACTAAAGAACGGCGTGGTGGTGGAGTTGCCCCCTGGTATGTACATCAACTCTCTGAAGGACATTGAAGCCCTGATCGGCAGGCGGGCTGAACAGGATCTGCTGCACCCCCTCACCGGTCAGGTACTGGTTGAAGCTGGCAAGCTGATTACCCGTTCCACCCTGAAGCAGATTGAAGACACTACCAGTTTCAACGTGGGAGCCTACTTCTCCCATTCCACCGATGTCTAA
- a CDS encoding ABC transporter ATP-binding protein: MTNRKRNTLRQRWRDLRHALAVYQYGGRAVQLVWTTDRTLTIALAALTLIAGLLPAVTAFLGKLIVDSVVQASQSGSAQNRWLALSYLALEAIAVVLLAGSRQGITLCQSLLRALLAQKVNVLILEKALTLDMAHFEDSEFYDKMTRARREASNRPLSLVGRTFGLVQDTISLITYSGLLLQFSLWAVVILMLAGIPAFIAETRFAGEAFRLFRWRAPETRQQNYLEWLLSNESSAMEVKLFQLGPLLLRRYREIFERLYGEDRDLTIRRSFWSYLLGLLSTVAFYGAYVWIVLEAIAGTISLGELTMYLVVFRQGQTTFSGLLSAIGGMYEDSLYLSNLYEFLEEEIPAPSGYATRGPCPGDGLRFENVSFTYTGSSKPALQNVSFQLKPGKKLAIVGENGSGKTTLIKLLTRLYNPDSGRILLDGLDLREWDLETLQRRIGVIFQNFVRYQFTVGENIGSGDVDYLEAESRWRVAAEKGTAHPFIETLVEGYHTQLGRWFRNGRELSGGQWQKIALSRAFMRTRADLLVLDEPTSAMDAEAEVQIFTHFRAMTENQMAILISHRFSTVRMADQIMVLNKGQLVEQGTHEELLRLGKTYARLFALQAAGYR; this comes from the coding sequence ATGACGAATCGCAAACGAAATACTCTCCGACAGCGCTGGCGTGACCTGCGACACGCCCTGGCGGTGTATCAGTATGGCGGGCGGGCAGTGCAACTGGTCTGGACAACCGATCGCACCCTGACGATTGCCCTGGCTGCCCTGACCCTGATCGCCGGCTTGCTGCCAGCCGTAACCGCTTTCCTCGGCAAGCTGATTGTAGACAGTGTGGTTCAGGCTTCCCAGTCTGGCTCAGCCCAGAATCGCTGGCTGGCTCTCAGCTACCTGGCCCTGGAAGCCATTGCTGTTGTGCTACTGGCAGGCAGCCGACAGGGCATTACCCTCTGCCAATCCCTACTACGGGCATTGTTAGCTCAAAAGGTGAATGTTTTGATCCTGGAGAAAGCGCTGACTCTGGATATGGCGCACTTCGAGGATTCTGAATTTTATGACAAGATGACGCGGGCACGGCGAGAGGCATCCAATCGCCCCTTGAGCCTGGTTGGGCGCACATTTGGGCTGGTTCAGGATACTATTTCCCTGATTACTTACAGCGGGCTGCTGCTGCAATTTTCCCTCTGGGCAGTGGTGATCTTGATGCTGGCAGGGATCCCTGCTTTCATTGCTGAAACCCGCTTCGCGGGAGAAGCTTTCCGACTGTTCCGCTGGCGTGCGCCTGAAACGCGCCAACAAAATTACCTGGAATGGTTGCTCTCCAACGAAAGCTCGGCAATGGAAGTCAAGCTGTTCCAGTTGGGTCCCCTGCTGTTAAGGCGATACCGGGAAATTTTTGAGCGTCTGTATGGGGAAGACCGTGATCTCACGATTCGTCGCAGCTTCTGGAGTTATCTGCTGGGGTTACTGAGTACAGTGGCGTTCTATGGTGCCTATGTCTGGATTGTGCTGGAGGCGATCGCGGGGACCATTTCCCTGGGGGAACTGACCATGTACCTGGTTGTCTTCCGCCAGGGGCAAACCACCTTCTCCGGCCTGCTGAGTGCGATTGGGGGGATGTATGAAGACAGCCTTTACCTCTCCAACCTTTACGAATTTCTGGAAGAGGAAATTCCTGCGCCTTCAGGCTATGCCACCAGAGGTCCCTGTCCGGGCGACGGCTTGCGGTTTGAAAATGTTAGCTTCACCTATACCGGCAGTTCAAAGCCTGCATTGCAGAATGTGTCATTCCAGTTGAAACCCGGCAAAAAGTTAGCGATCGTGGGGGAAAACGGATCTGGCAAAACGACCCTGATCAAACTGCTGACCCGGCTATATAACCCTGATTCTGGCCGCATTCTGCTGGATGGCTTGGATTTGCGGGAATGGGATCTGGAGACTTTGCAGCGGCGCATTGGAGTCATCTTCCAAAACTTTGTGCGCTATCAGTTCACCGTGGGCGAAAACATTGGGTCTGGGGATGTGGACTATCTGGAAGCAGAATCTCGCTGGCGGGTTGCGGCTGAAAAGGGAACCGCCCACCCTTTTATTGAAACTCTGGTGGAGGGCTATCATACCCAACTGGGACGCTGGTTTAGAAATGGGCGGGAGCTATCCGGTGGGCAGTGGCAAAAAATTGCCCTCTCCCGGGCTTTCATGCGCACCAGGGCTGACCTCCTGGTCCTGGATGAACCCACCTCCGCGATGGATGCGGAAGCCGAAGTCCAGATCTTTACCCACTTCCGGGCCATGACCGAGAACCAGATGGCAATCCTGATTTCCCATCGGTTCTCCACCGTGCGGATGGCCGATCAAATTATGGTCTTAAATAAGGGCCAGTTGGTTGAACAGGGCACCCACGAAGAGTTACTGAGGCTAGGCAAAACCTATGCTCGGCTGTTTGCACTTCAGGCTGCGGGGTATCGGTAG
- a CDS encoding sulfate/molybdate ABC transporter ATP-binding protein yields the protein MGIVIENVSKQFGAFKAVDNVSLEIDSGSLVALLGPSGSGKSTLLRLIAGLETPDQGRILLIGEDATYRSVQDRGIGFVFQHYALFKHLTVRKNIAFALEIRKVPPAKVRSRVEELLELVQLRGLGDRYPSQLSGGQRQRVALARSLAVEPKVLLLDEPFGALDAKVRKDLRAWLRRLHDEVHVTTVFVTHDQEEAMEVADEIVVMNKGRVEQIGTPAEIYDHPASAFVMSFIGPVNVLPSTSRIFEAHGFESAHPEVFLRPQDILVETTPNGASVSARVSRIIHLGWEIQAELTLDDGQVVTAHLTRDRFDELKLQPQQRVFVKPKDAKAFPLYYSI from the coding sequence ATGGGTATTGTCATTGAAAACGTATCTAAGCAGTTCGGCGCGTTTAAGGCGGTAGACAACGTCAGTCTGGAAATTGACAGTGGTTCGCTGGTGGCGTTGCTGGGACCATCGGGATCGGGCAAATCCACTTTGCTGCGTTTAATTGCTGGATTAGAGACTCCTGATCAGGGAAGAATTTTGCTCATCGGTGAAGATGCCACCTATCGCAGTGTGCAGGACCGTGGTATCGGGTTCGTGTTTCAGCACTATGCGCTCTTTAAGCATCTGACTGTGCGTAAAAATATTGCATTTGCGTTGGAAATTCGCAAGGTGCCTCCGGCAAAGGTAAGGTCACGGGTAGAGGAGTTGCTGGAACTGGTTCAGCTTCGAGGACTGGGCGATCGCTACCCCTCCCAGCTTTCTGGTGGACAGCGGCAGCGGGTTGCCCTGGCGCGATCGCTGGCCGTAGAGCCTAAAGTATTGCTATTGGACGAGCCATTTGGTGCCTTAGATGCCAAAGTCCGAAAAGACCTGCGTGCCTGGTTACGCCGCCTGCACGATGAGGTGCATGTGACAACCGTGTTCGTAACCCATGACCAGGAAGAGGCGATGGAAGTTGCCGATGAGATTGTGGTCATGAACAAGGGCAGGGTGGAGCAAATTGGAACACCCGCCGAAATTTATGACCATCCTGCCAGCGCATTTGTGATGAGCTTCATCGGTCCAGTCAACGTGCTGCCCAGTACCTCCCGTATTTTTGAAGCCCATGGCTTTGAGTCTGCCCATCCCGAAGTCTTTTTACGTCCTCAAGATATTCTGGTGGAAACCACTCCAAATGGGGCATCGGTGTCAGCCAGGGTCAGCCGCATTATTCATTTAGGGTGGGAAATTCAGGCAGAGTTGACACTGGATGACGGACAAGTGGTCACAGCGCACCTGACCCGCGATCGCTTTGATGAACTGAAACTGCAACCCCAACAGCGGGTATTTGTGAAACCCAAGGACGCTAAGGCTTTCCCTCTCTACTATTCAATTTAG